The following are from one region of the Klebsiella aerogenes genome:
- a CDS encoding FadR/GntR family transcriptional regulator — MSISAQQLAAQKNISWVIAEKIAQKILTGEYPPESILPGEMELGEQFGVSRTAVREAVKTLTAKGMLLPRPRIGTRVLARSSWNFLDKELIAWWLTEDNFEDVVSHFLVMRSSLEPQACFLAAITSTAEQKAQLNTLMEEMIELKRHFVRARWIEVDMAWHEHIYAMSGNPFLTSFASLFHSVYQTYFTSITQNEVVKLDLHQAIVDAIQESDGPRAQLACQALLNTPNQTGK; from the coding sequence ATGTCTATAAGCGCACAGCAGCTGGCGGCACAAAAAAACATCTCCTGGGTCATCGCGGAGAAGATCGCCCAAAAAATCCTGACTGGCGAATACCCGCCAGAGAGCATCCTTCCCGGTGAAATGGAGCTGGGCGAACAGTTTGGCGTCAGCCGCACAGCCGTTCGTGAAGCGGTAAAAACGCTGACGGCCAAAGGTATGCTGCTTCCGCGTCCGCGTATCGGTACTCGCGTACTGGCACGCAGTAGCTGGAACTTTCTGGATAAAGAGCTGATCGCCTGGTGGCTAACAGAAGATAACTTCGAAGATGTGGTTAGCCATTTCCTGGTCATGCGCAGCAGCCTGGAGCCACAAGCCTGTTTTCTGGCAGCGATAACCAGCACCGCCGAGCAAAAAGCGCAGCTCAATACATTAATGGAAGAAATGATCGAGCTAAAAAGGCATTTTGTCCGCGCCCGCTGGATTGAGGTCGATATGGCCTGGCATGAACACATCTATGCAATGAGCGGCAATCCCTTCCTTACCTCTTTCGCATCGTTATTCCATTCGGTATATCAGACCTACTTTACCTCGATTACGCAAAATGAAGTGGTCAAACTTGATCTCCACCAGGCCATTGTCGATGCGATTCAGGAAAGCGACGGTCCGCGCGCGCAGTTGGCCTGCCAGGCGCTGTTGAATACCCCCAATCAGACAGGTAAATAA
- the mdtD gene encoding multidrug transporter subunit MdtD yields MAGKKGLSMAGLPWIAAMAFFMQALDATILNTALPAIAHSLDRSPLAMQSAIISYTLTVAMLIPVSGWLADRFGTRKVFIIAVSLFTLGSLACALSSSLLELVIFRVIQGVGGAMMMPVARLALLRAYPRSELLPVLNFVTMPGLVGPILGPVLGGVLVTWASWHWIFLINIPIGIIGILYARKYMPNFTTPRRRFDTRGFLLFGLSLVLFSSGIELFGEKIVASWMALAVIALSVVLMLAYIRHARRHPTPLISLSLFKTHTFSVGIAGNLATRLGTGCVPFLMPLMLQVGFGYPAIIAGCMIAPTAVGSIIAKSTVTQILRWFGYRKTLVGVTIFIGLMIAQFSLQSPGMPLWLLLLPLFILGMAMSTQFTSMNTITLADLTDDNASSGNSLLAVTQQLSISLGVAISAAVLRFYEGFGHASTIEQFHYTFMTMGVITIVSALMFMLLRAKDGRNLITERHKH; encoded by the coding sequence ATGGCCGGGAAGAAAGGGCTGAGTATGGCCGGATTGCCGTGGATTGCGGCAATGGCCTTTTTTATGCAGGCGCTGGACGCCACTATTTTGAATACCGCTCTTCCCGCTATCGCGCATAGCCTTGACCGTTCTCCGCTGGCAATGCAATCCGCCATCATCAGCTATACCCTGACGGTCGCAATGCTGATCCCGGTGAGCGGCTGGTTGGCCGACCGCTTCGGTACCCGCAAAGTGTTTATCATTGCCGTCAGCCTGTTTACCCTGGGTTCTCTCGCCTGTGCCCTCTCCAGTTCGCTTCTCGAACTGGTTATCTTCCGCGTTATCCAGGGCGTCGGCGGTGCAATGATGATGCCGGTCGCCCGCCTGGCTTTATTACGCGCCTATCCGCGCAGCGAACTGCTACCGGTACTCAATTTCGTCACCATGCCGGGGCTGGTAGGCCCCATTCTCGGCCCCGTGCTCGGCGGTGTACTGGTCACCTGGGCTAGCTGGCATTGGATTTTCCTGATTAACATCCCTATCGGCATTATCGGCATCCTCTACGCCCGCAAATATATGCCGAACTTCACCACCCCGCGCCGTCGTTTCGATACCCGCGGCTTTTTACTTTTCGGTTTAAGCCTGGTGCTGTTTTCCAGCGGTATTGAGCTCTTTGGCGAGAAGATCGTCGCCAGTTGGATGGCGCTGGCGGTTATCGCCCTGAGCGTAGTCCTGATGCTGGCCTATATTCGCCACGCCCGTCGCCATCCAACGCCGCTGATTTCGCTTTCTTTATTTAAGACCCATACCTTCTCCGTGGGGATTGCCGGCAATCTGGCGACGCGACTCGGTACCGGCTGCGTGCCGTTCCTGATGCCGCTGATGCTGCAAGTCGGTTTCGGTTACCCGGCGATTATCGCCGGCTGCATGATTGCCCCGACCGCCGTCGGTTCGATTATTGCTAAATCGACCGTGACGCAAATCCTGCGCTGGTTCGGTTATCGTAAAACGCTGGTTGGGGTCACTATTTTTATTGGCCTGATGATCGCGCAGTTTTCGCTGCAATCGCCGGGAATGCCGCTGTGGTTGTTATTACTGCCGCTGTTTATTCTGGGGATGGCGATGTCCACGCAGTTCACCTCGATGAACACCATTACGCTTGCTGATTTAACGGATGACAACGCCAGTAGCGGTAATAGCCTGCTGGCGGTAACGCAGCAACTGTCAATTAGCCTCGGCGTCGCGATCAGCGCAGCGGTTCTGCGTTTTTATGAAGGGTTTGGTCACGCCAGCACTATCGAGCAGTTCCACTACACCTTTATGACCATGGGGGTGATAACCATCGTGTCGGCGCTGATGTTTATGCTGCTGAGAGCTAAAGATGGCCGCAACCTGATCACGGAGCGGCACAAGCATTAA
- the rbsR gene encoding ribose operon transcriptional repressor RbsR: MATMKDVARVAGVSTSTVSHVINKDRFVSEAITAKVDAAIKSLNYAPSALARSLKLNQTRTIGMLITASTNPFYSELVRGVERSCFERGYSLVLCNTEGDEQRMNRNLETLMQKRVDGLLLLCTETHQPSQEIMQRYPSVPTVMMDWAPFDGDSDLIQDNSLFGGDMATQYLIDRGHTRIACIAGPLDKTPSRLRLEGYHAAMARAGLDVAEGYVITSDFEFGGGFHAMQQLLALTPRPQAVFVGNDAMAVGAYQALYQAGLRIPQDMALVGYDDIELARYMTPPLTTIHQPKDELGELAIDVLIHRMAEPGQKQQRVQLTPELIVRGSA; this comes from the coding sequence TTGGCTACCATGAAGGATGTAGCCCGCGTCGCGGGCGTTTCCACTTCGACCGTTTCTCACGTCATTAATAAAGACCGTTTTGTCAGCGAAGCGATTACCGCCAAAGTTGATGCGGCGATCAAAAGCCTTAACTACGCGCCTTCAGCGCTGGCGCGTAGCCTCAAGTTAAATCAGACGAGAACCATCGGCATGTTGATCACCGCCAGTACCAATCCGTTTTATTCGGAGCTGGTGCGCGGCGTGGAACGCAGCTGTTTTGAACGCGGCTACAGCCTGGTGCTGTGCAATACGGAAGGCGATGAACAGCGGATGAACCGCAATCTTGAAACGCTGATGCAAAAACGCGTCGATGGTTTGCTGCTGCTGTGTACTGAAACGCACCAACCTTCGCAGGAGATCATGCAGCGTTATCCATCGGTACCAACCGTGATGATGGACTGGGCGCCGTTCGACGGCGACAGCGATCTGATTCAGGACAATTCGTTGTTTGGCGGCGATATGGCTACCCAGTATCTGATCGATCGTGGTCATACTCGTATCGCCTGTATTGCCGGGCCGCTGGATAAAACCCCGTCACGGCTGCGTCTGGAAGGTTATCATGCGGCGATGGCCCGCGCCGGACTTGATGTTGCCGAAGGCTATGTCATTACCAGCGATTTTGAATTTGGCGGTGGTTTTCATGCGATGCAGCAGCTGCTGGCGTTAACGCCGCGGCCGCAGGCGGTGTTTGTCGGCAATGATGCGATGGCGGTTGGCGCTTATCAGGCATTGTATCAGGCCGGATTACGCATCCCGCAGGATATGGCGCTGGTGGGATATGACGATATTGAACTGGCTCGCTATATGACGCCGCCGCTCACCACCATTCATCAACCAAAAGATGAACTGGGTGAACTGGCTATCGATGTACTGATTCACCGTATGGCTGAGCCTGGGCAAAAACAGCAGCGCGTGCAGCTTACTCCTGAGTTGATTGTTCGCGGTTCAGCTTAA
- the rbsK gene encoding ribokinase, giving the protein MMKTASKLVVLGSINADHILNLESFPTPGETVTGNHYQVAFGGKGANQAVAAGRSGADIAFIACTGDDDIGERVRSQLASDNIDVAPVRAVAGESTGVALIFVNAEGENVIGIHAGANAALSVSQVEAEKERIASAQALLMQLESPLESVMAAAKIAHQHQTTVVLNPAPARELSDELLALVDVITPNETEAEKLTGIRVESDDDAAKAASALHAKGIGTVMITLGSRGVWLSYEGESRRIPGFKVQAIDTIAAGDTFNGAFVTALLEGSEVSEAIRFAHAAAAIAVTRKGAQPSVPWRKEIDEFLRQQG; this is encoded by the coding sequence ATGATGAAAACCGCAAGCAAACTTGTCGTCCTTGGCAGCATCAATGCCGATCACATTCTTAACCTTGAATCCTTCCCGACGCCGGGCGAAACCGTTACTGGAAACCACTATCAGGTGGCTTTCGGCGGCAAAGGCGCCAATCAGGCGGTTGCCGCCGGGCGTAGCGGCGCGGATATCGCCTTCATTGCCTGTACTGGCGATGATGATATCGGCGAGCGCGTACGCAGCCAGTTGGCGAGCGATAACATCGATGTGGCGCCGGTCCGCGCTGTTGCTGGCGAATCAACCGGCGTGGCGTTGATCTTCGTGAATGCGGAAGGTGAGAATGTCATCGGTATTCATGCCGGCGCTAATGCGGCGTTATCCGTCTCTCAAGTCGAGGCGGAAAAAGAACGTATTGCCAGCGCGCAGGCATTGTTAATGCAGCTGGAGTCGCCGCTGGAGAGCGTGATGGCTGCGGCGAAAATTGCGCACCAGCATCAGACTACCGTGGTGCTAAACCCCGCACCGGCGCGCGAGCTATCAGACGAACTACTGGCGCTGGTGGATGTCATTACCCCGAATGAAACCGAAGCGGAAAAGCTGACCGGTATTCGCGTTGAGAGCGACGACGATGCCGCGAAAGCCGCTAGCGCGCTTCATGCGAAAGGGATTGGTACCGTCATGATTACGCTCGGCAGCCGCGGCGTGTGGCTAAGCTATGAGGGTGAAAGCCGCCGGATCCCTGGATTTAAAGTTCAGGCCATCGATACGATTGCCGCTGGCGACACCTTTAACGGCGCTTTCGTCACGGCGCTGCTGGAAGGTAGCGAGGTGTCGGAAGCCATTCGTTTTGCCCATGCCGCCGCCGCGATTGCCGTTACCCGTAAAGGGGCGCAGCCATCCGTGCCGTGGCGCAAAGAGATCGACGAATTCTTGCGTCAACAGGGGTAA
- the rbsB gene encoding ribose ABC transporter substrate-binding protein RbsB, whose translation MNMKKLATLVSAVALSATVSANAMAKDTIALVISTLNNPFFVSLKDGAQKEADKLGYNLVVLDSQNNPAKELANVQDLTVRGAKLLLINPTDSDAVGNAVKMANQAKIPVITLDRQAAKGDVVSHIASDNVLGGKMAGDYIAKKVGESAKVIELQGIAGTSAARERGEGFKQAVAAHKFNVLASQPADFDRTKGLNVMQNLLTAHPDVQAVFAQNDEMALGALRALQTAGKSDVMVVGFDGTPDGEKAVNSGKLAATIAQLPEQIGVKGVETADKVLKGEKVDASYPVELKLVIKQ comes from the coding sequence ATGAATATGAAAAAACTGGCGACCCTGGTCTCTGCTGTTGCTCTAAGCGCGACCGTTAGCGCAAACGCGATGGCGAAAGATACCATCGCACTGGTTATCTCTACCCTGAACAACCCGTTCTTCGTTTCTCTGAAAGACGGCGCGCAAAAAGAAGCCGATAAGCTGGGCTACAACCTGGTGGTGCTGGACTCCCAGAACAACCCGGCGAAAGAGCTGGCGAACGTTCAGGATTTAACCGTGCGTGGCGCGAAGCTGCTGCTGATTAACCCAACCGACTCCGATGCCGTCGGCAACGCCGTGAAGATGGCGAATCAGGCGAAAATCCCGGTAATCACCCTTGACCGTCAGGCGGCTAAAGGCGATGTGGTCAGTCACATCGCTTCCGATAACGTTCTGGGCGGTAAAATGGCGGGCGACTATATTGCGAAGAAAGTCGGTGAAAGCGCAAAAGTCATTGAACTGCAGGGGATTGCTGGAACGTCCGCGGCGCGTGAGCGCGGCGAAGGCTTTAAGCAGGCCGTGGCAGCGCATAAATTCAACGTACTGGCCAGCCAGCCGGCTGACTTTGACCGCACCAAAGGTCTGAACGTCATGCAGAACCTGCTGACGGCGCATCCGGACGTGCAGGCGGTATTTGCGCAGAATGACGAAATGGCGCTGGGCGCGCTGCGTGCGCTGCAGACTGCAGGCAAATCAGATGTGATGGTGGTTGGATTTGACGGCACTCCGGATGGCGAAAAAGCGGTAAATAGTGGCAAACTAGCAGCGACTATCGCTCAGTTGCCGGAGCAGATCGGCGTTAAAGGTGTCGAGACTGCCGATAAAGTGCTGAAGGGCGAAAAAGTGGATGCCAGCTATCCGGTTGAGCTGAAACTGGTCATTAAGCAGTAA
- the rbsC gene encoding ribose ABC transporter permease: protein MTTQAVSGRRYFTKAWLMEQKSLIALLVLIAIVSTMSPNFFTVNNLFNILQQTSVNAIMAVGMTLVILTSGIDLSVGSLLALTGAVAASIVGIEVNALVAVAAALALGAAIGAVTGVIVAKGRVQAFIATLVMMLLLRGVTMVYTNGSPVNTGFSDNADLFGWFGIGRPLGIPTPVWIMAIVFLAAWYMLHHTRLGRYIYALGGNEAATRLSGISVNKVKIIVYALCGMLASLAGIIEVARLSSAQPTAGTGYELDAIAAVVLGGTSLAGGKGRIVGTLIGALILGFLNNGLNLLGVSSYYQMIVKAVVILLAVLVDNKKQ, encoded by the coding sequence ATGACTACCCAGGCTGTTTCTGGTCGCCGCTATTTCACCAAAGCGTGGCTGATGGAGCAAAAATCGCTGATCGCCCTGCTGGTGCTGATCGCGATCGTTTCGACCATGAGTCCCAACTTTTTTACCGTCAATAACCTGTTCAATATCCTGCAGCAGACTTCTGTTAACGCCATCATGGCGGTAGGAATGACGCTGGTCATTCTGACATCGGGGATCGACCTGTCCGTGGGTTCCCTGCTGGCGCTGACCGGCGCCGTCGCGGCATCAATCGTCGGTATCGAAGTGAATGCGCTGGTGGCCGTTGCCGCTGCGTTGGCGCTTGGGGCGGCTATTGGCGCGGTCACCGGGGTCATCGTCGCGAAAGGTCGCGTGCAGGCGTTTATCGCCACACTGGTGATGATGCTGCTGCTGCGCGGCGTGACGATGGTTTACACCAACGGTAGTCCGGTCAATACCGGCTTTAGCGATAACGCCGATCTCTTCGGTTGGTTCGGTATCGGGCGTCCTTTGGGGATCCCGACGCCAGTCTGGATTATGGCGATTGTCTTCCTGGCGGCCTGGTACATGCTGCACCATACTCGCCTCGGTCGTTATATTTATGCGCTGGGCGGTAATGAAGCGGCGACGCGTCTTTCCGGCATCAGCGTGAATAAAGTGAAAATCATCGTCTACGCTTTGTGCGGGATGCTGGCTTCGCTGGCCGGTATTATCGAAGTGGCGCGTCTTTCCTCCGCGCAGCCGACGGCGGGGACGGGCTATGAGCTGGACGCCATTGCGGCGGTCGTGCTCGGCGGCACCAGCCTGGCTGGCGGTAAAGGGCGTATTGTCGGCACCCTGATTGGCGCGCTGATCCTCGGCTTCCTGAACAATGGCTTGAACCTTTTAGGCGTTTCTTCCTATTACCAGATGATCGTCAAAGCGGTGGTTATTTTGCTGGCGGTACTGGTAGATAACAAAAAGCAGTAA
- the rbsA gene encoding ribose ABC transporter ATP-binding protein RbsA, whose translation MEALLQLKGIDKAFPGVKALSGAALNVYAGRVMALVGENGAGKSTMMKVLTGIYARDAGSLLWLGKETTFNGPKSSQEAGIGIIHQELNLIPQLTIAENIFLGREFVNRFGKIDWKQMYAEADKLLVKLNLRFNSQKLVGDLSIGDQQMVEIAKVLSFESKVIIMDEPTDALTDTETESLFRVIRELKSQGRGIVYISHRMKEIFEICDDVTVFRDGQFIAEREVASLDEDRLIEMMVGRKLEDQYPHLDKAPGAVRLKVDNLCGPGVENVTFTLRQGEILGVAGLMGAGRTELMKVLYGALPRSSGSVTLDGREVVTRSPQDGLANGIVYISEDRKRDGLVLGMSVKENMSLTALRYFSRAGGGLKHKDEQQAVSDFIRLFNVKTPSMEQAIGLLSGGNQQKVAIARGLMTRPKVLILDEPTRGVDVGAKKEIYQLINQFKADGLSIILVSSEMPEVLGMSDRIMVMHEGHLGGEFTREQATQEVLMAAAVGKLNRVNQE comes from the coding sequence ATGGAAGCCTTATTGCAACTGAAAGGGATCGACAAAGCGTTCCCTGGCGTCAAAGCGCTCTCCGGCGCGGCGCTGAATGTCTATGCTGGCCGGGTGATGGCGCTGGTGGGGGAAAACGGCGCTGGCAAATCCACCATGATGAAGGTGCTGACCGGCATCTATGCCCGTGACGCCGGTTCTTTGCTGTGGTTAGGCAAAGAAACCACCTTTAACGGCCCAAAATCCTCGCAGGAAGCGGGTATCGGCATCATCCACCAGGAACTCAACCTGATCCCGCAATTGACGATTGCAGAGAACATTTTCCTCGGCCGCGAATTCGTTAACCGTTTTGGCAAAATCGACTGGAAACAGATGTATGCCGAAGCCGACAAACTGCTGGTAAAGCTGAATTTACGCTTTAACAGCCAGAAGCTGGTGGGCGACTTGTCGATTGGCGATCAGCAAATGGTGGAAATCGCCAAAGTGCTGAGCTTTGAATCGAAGGTCATCATTATGGATGAACCGACCGATGCGCTAACCGATACCGAAACTGAATCGCTGTTCCGCGTCATCCGCGAATTGAAATCGCAGGGGCGCGGTATCGTCTATATCTCCCACCGCATGAAAGAGATCTTCGAGATTTGCGACGATGTGACCGTCTTCCGCGACGGGCAGTTTATTGCCGAGCGGGAAGTGGCTTCGCTGGATGAAGACCGACTGATCGAAATGATGGTTGGCCGTAAGCTGGAAGATCAGTACCCGCATCTTGATAAAGCGCCGGGCGCGGTGCGCCTGAAGGTCGATAACCTCTGCGGTCCGGGTGTTGAGAACGTCACCTTTACCCTGCGCCAGGGCGAAATCCTTGGCGTCGCCGGGCTGATGGGTGCCGGGCGTACCGAACTGATGAAAGTGTTGTACGGCGCGTTGCCGCGCAGCAGTGGTTCCGTCACCCTCGATGGCCGTGAAGTGGTGACCCGCTCGCCGCAGGATGGTCTGGCGAACGGTATTGTGTATATCTCCGAAGACCGTAAGCGCGATGGCTTAGTGCTGGGGATGTCGGTGAAAGAAAACATGTCGTTGACCGCGCTGCGTTACTTCAGCCGGGCAGGCGGCGGTCTCAAACATAAAGATGAACAGCAAGCGGTGAGCGATTTTATCCGTTTGTTCAACGTCAAAACGCCGTCAATGGAGCAGGCCATTGGCCTGCTGTCCGGTGGCAATCAGCAAAAGGTCGCCATCGCCCGTGGGCTGATGACCCGACCGAAGGTGCTAATCCTGGATGAACCGACCCGTGGCGTTGACGTTGGGGCGAAGAAAGAGATCTACCAGTTGATTAACCAGTTTAAAGCCGACGGCCTGAGCATCATCCTCGTTTCTTCGGAGATGCCGGAAGTGCTGGGCATGAGCGATCGCATCATGGTGATGCATGAAGGGCATCTCGGCGGTGAATTTACACGCGAGCAGGCCACCCAGGAAGTATTGATGGCTGCCGCTGTGGGCAAGCTTAATCGTGTGAATCAGGAGTAA
- the rbsD gene encoding D-ribose pyranase, producing the protein MKKGTVLNADISSVISRLGHTDTLVVCDAGLPVPRSSARIDMALTQGVPSFMQVLEVVTTEMQVEAAVIAEEIKTHNPQLHATLLNHLEQLQQHQGNTIEIRYTSHEQFKKQTADSQAVIRSGECSPYANIILCAGVTF; encoded by the coding sequence ATGAAAAAAGGCACCGTACTTAACGCTGATATTTCTTCCGTTATCTCCCGCCTCGGTCATACCGATACGCTGGTTGTTTGCGACGCCGGGTTGCCGGTTCCCCGCAGCAGCGCGCGCATTGATATGGCGCTGACTCAGGGCGTACCTTCATTTATGCAGGTTCTGGAGGTGGTAACGACGGAGATGCAGGTTGAGGCGGCGGTCATCGCGGAAGAGATTAAAACCCATAATCCGCAACTCCACGCGACGTTGCTCAATCATCTTGAGCAGCTGCAGCAGCACCAGGGAAATACGATTGAAATTCGTTACACCAGTCATGAGCAGTTCAAAAAACAAACCGCAGATAGTCAGGCGGTCATTCGCAGCGGGGAGTGTTCCCCGTATGCGAATATCATTCTCTGTGCCGGCGTGACTTTTTGA
- the kup gene encoding low affinity potassium transporter Kup, protein MSTDNKQSLPAITLAAIGVVYGDIGTSPLYTLRECLSGQFGFGVERDAVFGFLSLIFWLLIFTVSIKYITFVMRADNAGEGGILTLMSLAGRNTSARMTSVLVILGLIGGSFFYGEVVITPAISVMSAIEGLEIIAPQLDTWIVPISIIVLTLLFAIQKHGTGMVGKLFAPIMLIWFLLLAVLGARSIFANPEVLQALNPYWAVHFFLEYKTVSFIALGAVVLSITGVEALYADMGHFGKLPIRVAWFSVVLPSLVLNYFGQGALLLKHPEAIKNPFFLLAPEWALIPMLIIATLATVIASQAVISGVFSLTRQAVRLGYLSPMRIIHTSEMESGQIYIPFINWLLYVSVVIVIVSFEHSSNLAAAYGIAVTGTMVLTSILSATVARKNWHWNKLFVGLMLMAFLCIDVPLFSANLDKIVSGGWLPLSLGLVMFTVMTTWKSERFRLLRRMHEHGNSLEAMISSLEKSPPVRVPGTAVYMSRALNVIPFALLHNLKHNKVLHERVILLTLRTEDAPYVHNVRRVQIEQLSPSFWRVVASYGWRETPNVEEVFHRCGLEGLSCRMMETSFFMSHESLIIGKRPWYLRLRGKLYLLLQRNALRAPDQFEIPPNRVIELGTQVEI, encoded by the coding sequence ATGAGCACTGATAATAAACAATCGTTGCCGGCGATAACGCTGGCGGCAATCGGCGTGGTTTACGGCGATATTGGTACCAGTCCACTGTATACCCTTCGTGAATGTCTGTCAGGTCAGTTTGGCTTTGGCGTTGAACGTGATGCAGTTTTTGGTTTCCTGTCGCTGATTTTCTGGCTACTTATATTTACCGTTTCAATCAAATACATCACTTTTGTGATGCGTGCGGATAACGCTGGCGAGGGCGGGATCCTGACGTTGATGTCGCTGGCCGGGCGCAACACTTCGGCCAGAATGACTTCTGTCTTAGTGATCCTTGGCCTGATTGGCGGTAGCTTCTTCTATGGCGAAGTGGTGATTACCCCGGCGATTTCGGTGATGTCGGCGATAGAGGGGTTAGAAATTATAGCCCCGCAGCTGGATACCTGGATTGTCCCCATCTCAATTATTGTTCTCACTCTGCTCTTTGCCATTCAAAAACACGGTACCGGAATGGTCGGCAAGCTGTTCGCGCCGATTATGCTTATCTGGTTCCTGCTGTTGGCGGTGCTTGGCGCGCGCAGCATCTTCGCTAACCCGGAAGTCCTGCAGGCGCTAAACCCGTATTGGGCAGTGCACTTCTTCCTGGAATACAAAACGGTTTCCTTTATTGCGCTTGGCGCGGTCGTGCTATCGATTACCGGTGTTGAGGCGCTGTATGCCGACATGGGCCACTTCGGCAAACTACCGATTCGCGTCGCGTGGTTCTCGGTGGTGCTGCCGTCATTGGTGCTTAACTATTTTGGCCAGGGCGCACTGTTGCTGAAGCATCCGGAAGCGATTAAAAACCCGTTCTTCCTGCTGGCGCCGGAATGGGCGCTGATCCCGATGCTGATTATCGCCACCCTGGCGACGGTTATCGCTTCGCAGGCCGTTATCTCCGGGGTCTTCTCGTTGACTCGCCAGGCCGTGCGTCTGGGCTATCTGTCGCCGATGCGTATTATCCATACCTCGGAAATGGAGTCCGGGCAGATCTATATCCCATTCATCAACTGGCTGCTGTACGTCTCGGTAGTCATCGTTATCGTCAGCTTTGAGCACTCCTCCAACCTGGCGGCGGCATACGGTATCGCGGTAACCGGCACCATGGTGCTGACTTCTATTCTTTCCGCGACCGTGGCGCGGAAAAACTGGCACTGGAATAAGCTATTCGTCGGCCTGATGCTGATGGCCTTCCTGTGTATTGATGTTCCGCTGTTCTCGGCAAACCTCGATAAGATCGTTTCCGGCGGCTGGCTGCCGTTATCACTGGGTCTGGTGATGTTTACGGTAATGACCACCTGGAAGAGCGAGCGTTTCCGTCTGCTACGCCGGATGCATGAACACGGTAATTCTCTGGAGGCGATGATCTCATCGCTGGAGAAATCACCGCCGGTGCGCGTGCCAGGCACCGCGGTATATATGTCCCGCGCCCTGAACGTGATTCCTTTTGCTCTGCTGCATAACCTGAAGCACAACAAGGTGCTGCATGAACGTGTGATTCTGCTGACCTTGCGTACTGAAGATGCGCCTTATGTGCATAACGTTCGCCGCGTGCAGATTGAACAACTGTCGCCGTCATTCTGGCGAGTGGTGGCGAGCTACGGCTGGCGTGAAACGCCGAACGTCGAAGAAGTGTTCCACCGTTGCGGCCTGGAAGGATTAAGCTGCCGAATGATGGAGACATCGTTCTTTATGTCGCACGAATCGCTGATTATCGGCAAACGTCCGTGGTATCTGCGTCTGCGCGGCAAACTGTATTTACTGCTGCAGCGTAATGCCCTGCGCGCGCCGGATCAGTTTGAAATCCCGCCAAACCGGGTTATCGAGCTCGGCACCCAGGTGGAAATCTGA